One stretch of Oncorhynchus tshawytscha isolate Ot180627B linkage group LG21, Otsh_v2.0, whole genome shotgun sequence DNA includes these proteins:
- the psd2 gene encoding PH and SEC7 domain-containing protein 2 isoform X1 has product MEQEGSEAGTEAQQGEPEAGESAAGPGPGPGGSPLRTTITGTRSEFVLSQPGRWDIPNGFHTDTQGGVEGSGAIPNSMSDANLLTDVLSDSESELGGLEQLERSSTETLANGCRADCDAAKRLAKRLFYLEGFRRCDVARHLGKNNDFSQLVASEYLSFFDFSGLSLDKALRNFLKAFPLMGETQERERILVHFSKRFCVCNPTALAPDGKERSKRDDDDEEDDDGAHTLTCALMLLNTDLHGHNIGKKMSCQQFISNLDGLNDGKDFPKDLLKVLYNSIKNEKLEWAIEEEEFRKSLSELVEEQYEGGGKRGVARVTDGNNPFIAIPILPNAVTYKHGVLSRKSHADMDGKRTPRGRRGWKKFYAVLKGMILYLQKDEYKADAELCEGDLKNAVRIHHALATRATDYSKRPNVLKLKTSDWRVFLLQAPSEEEMMSWVFRINLVAALFSAPAFPAAIGSMKTFCRPLLPSSSTRLNQEDQLQSHEGKLKQMSVEVEEHRKNPPSPSPKSREWEEYRIKEHYLIYEKSRYETYINLLQAKMRAETDDLEKIEASVMSGIGEGRGGREGYLRKTQSSPSISQHDVNGRASGRTGPGQQS; this is encoded by the exons ATGGAGCAGGAGGGGAGTGAGGCTGGAACTGAGGCCCAGCAAGGAGAGCCTGAGGCTGGGGAGAGTGCTGCAGGGCCTGGGCCTGGACCTGGAGGAAGCCCACTAAGGACCACCATCACCGGGACGAGGTCAGAGTTTGTACTGAGCCAGCCTGGCCGGTGGGACATCCCTAATGGGTTTCATACAGACACCCAGGGGGGAGTGGAGGGCTCTGGAGCCATACCCAACTCAATGAG TGATGCCAACCTCCTCACGGACGTGCTGTCGGACTCAGAGTCGGAGCTGGGCGGCCTGGAGCAGCTGGAGAGAAGCAGCACGGAAACCCTGGCCAACGGTTGCCGTGCCGACTGCGACGCCGCCAAACGCCTGGCCAAGCGTCTGTTCTACCTGGAGGGCTTCAGACGCTGCGACGTGGCACGCCACCTGGGCAAGAA TAACGACTTCAGCCAGCTGGTGGCGTCAGAGTACCTCAGCTTCTTTGACTTCTCTGGCCTGTCATTGGACAAGGCCCTGAG GAACTTCCTGAAAGCCTTTCCTCTGATGGGTGAgacccaggagagagagagaatcctggTCCACTTCTCTAAGAGGTTCTGTGTCTGCAACCCCACAGCCCTCGCCCCCGATGGCAAGGAAAGATCCAAacgggatgatgatgatgaagaagatgatg ACGGAGCCCATACGTTAACCTGCGCCCTAATGCTGCTCAACACCGATCTACATGGACAC AACATTGGGAAGAAGATGTCTTGCCAGCAGTTCATCAGTAATCTGGATGGCCTAAACGATGGCAAGGACTTCCCTAAAGACCTGTTAAAG GTGCTGTATAATTCAATAAAGAACGAGAAACTTGAATGGGCAAT TGAGGAAGAGGAGTTCAGGAAGAGTCTATCGGAGCTGGTCGAGGAGCAGTatgagggaggggggaagaggggggtTGCCAGGGTAACGGATGGCAATAACCCTTTCATCGCCATCCCCATCCTACCCAACGCTGTCACCTATAAACATGGTGTCCTGTCCCGCAAAAGCCATGCAGACATGGACGGCAAACGCA cccCACGAGGACGACGAGGCTGGAAGAAGTTCTATGCGGTTCTAAAGGGGATGATCCTTTATCTACAGAAG GATGAGTATAAGGCTGATGCAGAGCTGTGTGAGGGGGACCTGAAGAACGCTGTGCGTATCCACCATGCGTTAGCCACCCGCGCTACAGACTACAGCAAGAGACCCAACGTCCTCAAACTAAAGACCTCTGACTGGAGAGTGTTCCTGCTGCAGGCACC GAGTGAAGAGGAGATGATGTCGTGGGTATTCCGTATTAACCTGGTAGCAGCTCTGTTCTCCGCCCCGGCCTTCCCTGCTGCCATTGGCTCCATGAAGACGTTCTGTAGACCTCTActgccctcctcctctacccGGCTAAACCAg GAGGATCAGCTGCAGTCCCACGAGGGGAAGCTGAAGCAGATGAGTGTGGAGGTGGAAGAGCACAGGAAGAACCCTCCCTCGCCTTCTCCCAAGAGCAGAGAGTGGGAGGAGTATCGAATCAAAGAGCACTACCTCATAtatgag AAGAGTCGGTACGAGACGTATATCAACCTGCTCCAGGCCAAGATGAGGGCAGAGACAGACGACCTGGAGAAGATAGAGGCTAGCGTGATGAGCGGGATTGGGGAGGGCCGAGGGGGGCGCGAGGGATACCTCCGGAAGACCCAGTCCTCTCCTTCCATCAGCCAGCACGATGTCAATGGCAGGGCCTCTGGACGCACTGGCCCGGGCCAGCAGAGTTGA
- the psd2 gene encoding PH and SEC7 domain-containing protein 2 isoform X2 — translation MWKEEYDVHFDFLLDLLDANLLTDVLSDSESELGGLEQLERSSTETLANGCRADCDAAKRLAKRLFYLEGFRRCDVARHLGKNNDFSQLVASEYLSFFDFSGLSLDKALRNFLKAFPLMGETQERERILVHFSKRFCVCNPTALAPDGKERSKRDDDDEEDDDGAHTLTCALMLLNTDLHGHNIGKKMSCQQFISNLDGLNDGKDFPKDLLKVLYNSIKNEKLEWAIEEEEFRKSLSELVEEQYEGGGKRGVARVTDGNNPFIAIPILPNAVTYKHGVLSRKSHADMDGKRTPRGRRGWKKFYAVLKGMILYLQKDEYKADAELCEGDLKNAVRIHHALATRATDYSKRPNVLKLKTSDWRVFLLQAPSEEEMMSWVFRINLVAALFSAPAFPAAIGSMKTFCRPLLPSSSTRLNQEDQLQSHEGKLKQMSVEVEEHRKNPPSPSPKSREWEEYRIKEHYLIYEKSRYETYINLLQAKMRAETDDLEKIEASVMSGIGEGRGGREGYLRKTQSSPSISQHDVNGRASGRTGPGQQS, via the exons ATGTGGAAAGAGGAATATGACGTTCATTTCGACTTTCTTCTCGATCTCCT TGATGCCAACCTCCTCACGGACGTGCTGTCGGACTCAGAGTCGGAGCTGGGCGGCCTGGAGCAGCTGGAGAGAAGCAGCACGGAAACCCTGGCCAACGGTTGCCGTGCCGACTGCGACGCCGCCAAACGCCTGGCCAAGCGTCTGTTCTACCTGGAGGGCTTCAGACGCTGCGACGTGGCACGCCACCTGGGCAAGAA TAACGACTTCAGCCAGCTGGTGGCGTCAGAGTACCTCAGCTTCTTTGACTTCTCTGGCCTGTCATTGGACAAGGCCCTGAG GAACTTCCTGAAAGCCTTTCCTCTGATGGGTGAgacccaggagagagagagaatcctggTCCACTTCTCTAAGAGGTTCTGTGTCTGCAACCCCACAGCCCTCGCCCCCGATGGCAAGGAAAGATCCAAacgggatgatgatgatgaagaagatgatg ACGGAGCCCATACGTTAACCTGCGCCCTAATGCTGCTCAACACCGATCTACATGGACAC AACATTGGGAAGAAGATGTCTTGCCAGCAGTTCATCAGTAATCTGGATGGCCTAAACGATGGCAAGGACTTCCCTAAAGACCTGTTAAAG GTGCTGTATAATTCAATAAAGAACGAGAAACTTGAATGGGCAAT TGAGGAAGAGGAGTTCAGGAAGAGTCTATCGGAGCTGGTCGAGGAGCAGTatgagggaggggggaagaggggggtTGCCAGGGTAACGGATGGCAATAACCCTTTCATCGCCATCCCCATCCTACCCAACGCTGTCACCTATAAACATGGTGTCCTGTCCCGCAAAAGCCATGCAGACATGGACGGCAAACGCA cccCACGAGGACGACGAGGCTGGAAGAAGTTCTATGCGGTTCTAAAGGGGATGATCCTTTATCTACAGAAG GATGAGTATAAGGCTGATGCAGAGCTGTGTGAGGGGGACCTGAAGAACGCTGTGCGTATCCACCATGCGTTAGCCACCCGCGCTACAGACTACAGCAAGAGACCCAACGTCCTCAAACTAAAGACCTCTGACTGGAGAGTGTTCCTGCTGCAGGCACC GAGTGAAGAGGAGATGATGTCGTGGGTATTCCGTATTAACCTGGTAGCAGCTCTGTTCTCCGCCCCGGCCTTCCCTGCTGCCATTGGCTCCATGAAGACGTTCTGTAGACCTCTActgccctcctcctctacccGGCTAAACCAg GAGGATCAGCTGCAGTCCCACGAGGGGAAGCTGAAGCAGATGAGTGTGGAGGTGGAAGAGCACAGGAAGAACCCTCCCTCGCCTTCTCCCAAGAGCAGAGAGTGGGAGGAGTATCGAATCAAAGAGCACTACCTCATAtatgag AAGAGTCGGTACGAGACGTATATCAACCTGCTCCAGGCCAAGATGAGGGCAGAGACAGACGACCTGGAGAAGATAGAGGCTAGCGTGATGAGCGGGATTGGGGAGGGCCGAGGGGGGCGCGAGGGATACCTCCGGAAGACCCAGTCCTCTCCTTCCATCAGCCAGCACGATGTCAATGGCAGGGCCTCTGGACGCACTGGCCCGGGCCAGCAGAGTTGA
- the LOC121840325 gene encoding sodium/potassium/calcium exchanger 1-like, whose protein sequence is MDGQREKTTRTCGAEQTFQDTFDSTHFIDGLSSLVLDPELTASPWPQTTPPPQPGTMTQEGQGPRQTEPTTPPDIQGVTPAHPSEESATDQGLEGLGLEVKVEGIEGTNEEEGEGSVTVEGEVHGEREGGESGKREGDEVGEGVEQVMQGEGEVHEERESMAETSDEEDGLGDERIDSEDGQTDGELERVEEVEKEGDNMNTEATDEAEPACKPSCEEEEEGEEEEEELTPPPENQEEDQDLPAPPQSLDIIRLENGVGPENGIEGHEEEDDEDEVEGCGLVEVIQEHLDTFSSTFECSVELADTETRQTAASASRRHSPPLFSRGPSFRALSHWS, encoded by the exons ATggatgggcagagagagaaaacaacccGAACCTGTGGTGCAGAACAGACTTTTCAGGATACCTTTGATTCAACGCATTTTATTG ACGGTCTGTCCTCCCTGGTCCTGGATCCAGAGCTCACTGCCTCCCCCTGGCCCCAGACGACCCCCCCCCCACAACCAGGCACCATGACCCAGGAGGGGCAGGGACCACGCCAGACTGAACCCACTACACCCCCAGACATCCAGGGGGTGACCCCAGCTCACCCTTCAGAGGAGTCAGCCACAGACCAAGGGCTGGAGGGGCTAGGTCTGGAGGTGAAggtggaggggatagaggggaccaatgaggaggaaggggagggaagtGTTACGGTAGAAGGGGAAGTACACGGAGAAAGAGAAGGTGGGGaaagtggaaagagagagggtgatgaggtAGGTGAGGGAGTGGAACAAGTGatgcagggagaaggagaggtgcatgaagagagagagagtatggcaGAGACAAGTGATGAAGAAGATGGGCTGGGGGATGAGAGGATAGATTCAGAGGATGGTCAGACAGATGGAGAactagagagagtggaggaggtggagaaggagggggaTAACATGAACACAGAGGCCACAGATGAGGCAGAACCAGCCTGCAAAcccagctgtgaggaggaggaggaaggagaggaggaggaggaggagttaacACCACCACCTGAGAACCAGGAAGAGGACCAGGACTTACCAGCCCCACCGCAGTCTCTGGACATAATCAG GCTGGAGAACGGGGTAGGACCTGAGAACGGAATCGAAGGgcatgaagaggaggatgatgaagatGAGGTAGAAGGATGCGGCTTAGTAGAGGTCATCCAGGAACACCTGGACACGTTCAGCTCCACCTTCGAGTGTTCCGTAGAGCTAGCGGAcacagag acgagacagacagcTGCGTCAGCTTCGAGGCGCCACTCACCCCCCTTATTCAGCAGAGGTCCTTCCTTCAGAGCCCTGAGCCACTGGAGCTAG